The nucleotide window TCACTGATTGAGTTCTTTTCACAACATTTTCATGTTTTGATCCTGACTTTTGACCCCTCAATCTTCTACACAAAGgccttaaaaatttcaaatacttTTGAAACATGCTCCTTGATAATGTTCTACACCTTTTCAATGAAGGGGTTCTTGAATTTTCTAGAGGAACCactttatttgttacatgtgatATGGAAGAAGCTAAGGTTGAATTTGAATCTGAATTTGAATTAGAATTTGATGAATCATATTCATATGGTTCTATATTCAATGATTCAACAAATAATGGCATTAAGTAACCATTGGAAAAGAGTTGATCTGCATCAACAAGAGTGGTGAGAGGGGATTCTTGTAAGGTTGGAAAATCAAATTTGAAATCTTGTGAGTTTATAAAGAATCTTCTTGAAGATGGCATTCTTGGATCCATTTCAATGAAGGAAGAAGCTTCATCAGAAGCATCAAGATAAGTTCTAAAGGAAGAACCATCAAGGCTTTCTACTAGTGATGATGGTTTAAGGTTTACTAACCAACTATATGAAAAACTTTCTATTGAGAGAGGATGAGATGTTTCCATGGTTTCTTCTATCTTACTCTTTGGATGAATCTTTGAAGATAACTTGGAAAGTGTGAGGGAAAGAAGGGATACAAAATGATTTAAAGATAGCAAAGGTTATTCTCTTACTATGCT belongs to Medicago truncatula cultivar Jemalong A17 chromosome 6, MtrunA17r5.0-ANR, whole genome shotgun sequence and includes:
- the LOC25496009 gene encoding probable membrane-associated kinase regulator 6: METSHPLSIESFSYSWLVNLKPSSLVESLDGSSFRTYLDASDEASSFIEMDPRMPSSRRFFINSQDFKFDFPTLQESPLTTLVDADQLFSNGYLMPLFVESLNIEPYEYDSSNSNSNSDSNSTLASSISHVTNKVVPLENSRTPSLKRCRTLSRSMFQKYLKFLRPLCRRLRGQKSGSKHENVVKRTQSVKNIRGNYGDSSPRISVAYSADDWRRVSCDSDSSIYEAVLHCKRSIEMS